GGAACTTTGTGATCTGAAGACCACTGAAATTTTATGGGATTCAGAAATGATCCGTGTTCAAGGAAAGGGAGAAAAGCAGCGTTTTATTCCAATTGGCCCAATTGCCCGGGAAAATTTGAAAAATTATATTAACCATGAACGACCGTCATTGGTAGATAAAAATCCAAATACTGCTGAAGTATTTTTGAGCAGAAATGGTCGGAAACTAACACGGATGATGATTTGGATATTGCTTAAAAAATGGACAAACGCTGCAGAAATTAACAAAGAAGTAAGTCCACACACGCTGAGACATTCTTTTGCCACCCATCTTTTGGAGGGCGGCGCTGACCTTCGATCCGTCCAAGAAATGCTGGGACATACTGATATTGCCACCACCCAGGTGTATACCCATTTGGACAAAGAACATTTAAAAGAAGTGCATCGCACATTTCACCCGAGGTTTGATTAATGCTATTTCGTTTACCGCCAGAAGTACTCATTATGCTGATTCCGGTGCTTTTATTTGCACTGGTTTTTCATGAATTTTCCCATGGATGGGTGGCTAATAAACTAGGCGACCCTACAGCCAAATATGCCGGCAGACTGACGCTGAACCCTATGGCACATTTGGATATGTTTGGTACACTCATGATACTTTTTGTGGGATTTGGCTGGGCCAAACCTGTCCCGGTGGATTCACGTTATTTGGCCAATCCCCGAACGGATATGATGAAAATCGCTTTTGCCGGTCCTGCAGCAAATTTACTATTGGCATTCGTAGGTGGTACATTGATCCGGATGACTGGTTATATGGGTTCCTTCACTTCGATGCTTATGATGTTTACCCAGATTAATATAATGTTGGCCGTATTCAATATGATTCCAATTCCACCATTAGATGGTTCCCAAATATTCTCAGGATTGATGATAAGGAAAAATCCGAATTTAGTTTATAAACTCCAGACCTTCGGCCCACAGATATTAATGGGCTTAATCTTATTTGGCATGTTTACCAATATTTCTCCCATTTGGATGGTGATGAGTCCATTCGTTAATTTTTTCATGTTCTTATTTGCTGGTATGTAATGGATCGGTTTTTCAAAAATTTAATTGAACCGAGAAGGTCAAAACGATCTTTATTCGGAACAATCGCCACCTTGATCGTGGTCATATTTCTTATAAATTATTTAATCCAAATTGCTCAGGGCG
This genomic window from Candidatus Neomarinimicrobiota bacterium contains:
- the xerD gene encoding site-specific tyrosine recombinase XerD, translated to MENYLRDYMVMLKVERNLAKNSLESYLRDLKQYHHFLESDLGLTTVLNVTMGHIRSYIRQLNDKGLAANSIKRAISSIRTYHNFLSAEGHINDNPAQLLDTPKIPRKLPNVLTIQEIDVILSIIPKKAPMALRDLAIFELMYSCGLRVTELCDLKTTEILWDSEMIRVQGKGEKQRFIPIGPIARENLKNYINHERPSLVDKNPNTAEVFLSRNGRKLTRMMIWILLKKWTNAAEINKEVSPHTLRHSFATHLLEGGADLRSVQEMLGHTDIATTQVYTHLDKEHLKEVHRTFHPRFD
- a CDS encoding site-2 protease family protein, which codes for MLFRLPPEVLIMLIPVLLFALVFHEFSHGWVANKLGDPTAKYAGRLTLNPMAHLDMFGTLMILFVGFGWAKPVPVDSRYLANPRTDMMKIAFAGPAANLLLAFVGGTLIRMTGYMGSFTSMLMMFTQINIMLAVFNMIPIPPLDGSQIFSGLMIRKNPNLVYKLQTFGPQILMGLILFGMFTNISPIWMVMSPFVNFFMFLFAGM